A single region of the Verrucomicrobiia bacterium genome encodes:
- a CDS encoding VOC family protein, with amino-acid sequence CDDAPGTICPVRHTSKLHQAREEISVGESARDQKTGIAPMLSVRKAARAIEFYKAAFGAGELFRIDSESGAVVARLSMGAAEFWVADESPEHKNFSPESLGGGTVRMVMTVEDPDAAFDRAVAAGATVVWPVSNQYGWRLGRIVDPFGHHWEIGKPLSEGR; translated from the coding sequence TTGCGATGATGCCCCCGGAACTATTTGCCCGGTTCGTCACACGTCCAAATTGCATCAAGCGAGAGAGGAGATTTCTGTGGGCGAGAGCGCCAGGGATCAGAAGACCGGCATAGCCCCCATGCTCTCGGTCCGTAAAGCCGCGAGGGCCATTGAGTTCTACAAGGCCGCGTTCGGAGCCGGCGAGTTGTTCCGCATCGACAGCGAGAGTGGAGCGGTGGTCGCCCGGCTGTCCATGGGGGCAGCCGAATTCTGGGTCGCCGACGAATCTCCCGAGCACAAAAACTTCAGCCCCGAATCTCTCGGCGGCGGCACGGTGCGGATGGTCATGACTGTGGAAGATCCGGATGCCGCATTCGACCGGGCCGTCGCCGCTGGCGCCACCGTGGTTTGGCCCGTCAGCAACCAGTATGGTTGGCGTTTAGGACGAATCGTCGATCCGTTCGGACACCATTGGGAAATCGGCAAGCCTTTGTCAGAAGGCCGATGA
- the metK gene encoding methionine adenosyltransferase, which yields MDKKHYLFSSESVTEGHPDKVCDTISDAVLDACLKQDPKSRVACETLAKSNLVVLAGEITTKAHLDYCQIVRGAIREIGYTKDVSAVFNDEDCQVLCALVKQSPDIAQGVDDKAAEGKATAEQGAGDQGLMFGFACTETPELMPAPIMYAHKLGLKLSKARKSGAIKWLRPDGKTQVTIEYENHKPIRVHTVVISNQHADNVKHSEIAEILIEEIIKKVIPKNLLDKDTRYLINPTGRFVIGGPEGDSGLTGRKIIVDSYGGMGRHGGGAFSGKDPSKVDRSAAYMGRYVAKNIVAAGLAERCEIQFAYAIGFPEPVSVLVETFGTSKVPREKIEKAVLEVFSFKPANIIKQLNLLRPIYGKTTNYGHFGKIDDLEALTWERTDKAEALKKAVH from the coding sequence ATGGACAAGAAACATTATTTATTTTCGTCGGAATCGGTGACGGAGGGTCACCCGGACAAGGTTTGCGACACGATTTCGGACGCGGTGTTGGACGCGTGCTTGAAGCAGGACCCGAAGAGTCGCGTGGCCTGCGAGACGCTTGCCAAATCAAACCTCGTGGTGCTTGCCGGCGAGATCACAACCAAGGCGCACCTGGATTATTGCCAGATCGTGCGCGGCGCGATCCGCGAGATCGGTTACACGAAGGACGTGAGCGCGGTGTTCAATGACGAGGATTGCCAGGTCCTCTGCGCGCTCGTGAAGCAAAGTCCGGACATTGCGCAGGGCGTGGATGACAAAGCGGCGGAAGGCAAAGCCACCGCCGAACAGGGCGCGGGCGACCAGGGATTGATGTTTGGGTTCGCTTGCACGGAGACGCCGGAACTGATGCCGGCGCCGATCATGTACGCGCACAAGCTCGGGTTGAAACTTTCCAAGGCGCGGAAGAGCGGTGCGATCAAATGGCTGCGTCCCGACGGCAAGACGCAGGTCACCATCGAGTACGAGAACCACAAACCCATCCGTGTTCATACCGTCGTCATTTCCAACCAGCATGCGGACAACGTGAAGCACTCGGAGATTGCGGAAATCCTCATCGAAGAAATCATCAAGAAGGTCATCCCGAAGAACCTGCTCGACAAGGACACTCGCTACCTCATCAATCCCACGGGCCGGTTCGTCATCGGCGGGCCCGAAGGCGACAGCGGTCTGACGGGCCGCAAGATCATCGTGGACAGCTACGGCGGCATGGGGCGGCATGGCGGCGGGGCGTTCAGCGGCAAGGACCCGAGCAAAGTCGATCGCAGTGCCGCGTACATGGGCCGTTACGTCGCCAAGAACATTGTGGCGGCGGGTTTGGCCGAGCGCTGCGAAATCCAATTCGCATACGCCATCGGCTTTCCTGAGCCGGTTAGCGTGTTGGTCGAGACGTTTGGCACCAGCAAGGTGCCGCGCGAGAAGATCGAGAAGGCCGTGCTGGAGGTGTTCAGCTTCAAGCCCGCCAATATCATCAAGCAGTTGAACCTCCTACGCCCGATCTACGGTAAGACGACCAACTACGGTCATTTTGGCAAAATCGATGACCTGGAAGCACTTACGTGGGAGCGGACGGACAAAGCGGAAGCCTTGAAGAAAGCTGTTCACTAA